One window from the genome of Actinoplanes teichomyceticus ATCC 31121 encodes:
- the ftrA gene encoding transcriptional regulator FtrA, which produces MIERRGPAVTVLAYDGMSVFELGIVTEVFGLPRPEFDRPWYDLTICAETPGPVRVVGGATLHTEHGLDVFAAAGTLIVPGVADVRADPSPALVAALRAAHARGARVMSICSGAFALAGAGLLDGRRATTHWRYAEALRTRHPRVHVDADVLYLDDGDVLTSAGSAAGLDLCLHVVRRDHGPSIANAVARRLVVQPHRDGGQAQFIEAPVTDDPADDRLARSMAWALGNLATPITVEVLARRAHMSSRTYLRHFARATGTTPIRWLIDQRVHASLALLETTGSPIEEVAAAVGFDSPVTFRHHFTRAMRTSPSAYRRAFGRA; this is translated from the coding sequence ATGATCGAGAGGCGCGGCCCGGCGGTCACCGTGCTGGCCTACGACGGGATGTCGGTCTTCGAGCTCGGCATCGTCACCGAGGTGTTCGGCCTGCCCCGCCCGGAGTTCGACCGCCCGTGGTACGACCTGACCATCTGCGCCGAGACCCCCGGGCCGGTCCGGGTGGTCGGCGGCGCCACCCTGCACACCGAGCACGGCCTGGACGTCTTCGCCGCCGCCGGGACGCTGATCGTGCCCGGCGTCGCGGACGTCCGCGCCGACCCGTCCCCGGCCCTGGTGGCGGCGCTGCGCGCGGCGCACGCCCGGGGCGCTCGCGTGATGTCCATCTGCTCGGGCGCGTTCGCGCTGGCCGGGGCCGGCCTGCTGGACGGCCGCCGGGCCACCACGCACTGGCGGTACGCGGAGGCCCTGCGCACCCGCCACCCCCGCGTCCACGTCGACGCGGACGTCCTCTACCTGGACGACGGCGACGTGCTGACCAGCGCGGGCAGCGCCGCCGGCCTGGACCTGTGCCTGCACGTGGTCCGCCGCGACCACGGCCCCTCGATCGCCAACGCGGTGGCCCGCCGGCTGGTGGTGCAGCCGCACCGGGACGGCGGCCAGGCGCAGTTCATCGAGGCGCCGGTGACCGACGATCCGGCCGACGACCGGTTGGCCCGCAGCATGGCGTGGGCGCTGGGCAACCTGGCCACGCCGATCACCGTCGAGGTGCTGGCCCGGCGGGCGCACATGTCGTCGCGCACCTACCTGCGGCACTTCGCCCGGGCCACCGGCACCACCCCGATCCGCTGGCTGATCGACCAGCGGGTGCACGCGAGCCTGGCGCTGCTGGAGACCACCGGCTCGCCGATCGAGGAGGTGGCCGCCGCGGTCGGCTTCGACTCGCCGGTCACCTTCCGGCACCACTTCACCCGGGCGATGCGGACGTCCCCGTCGGCGTACCGCAGGGCGTTCGGCCGCGCGTGA
- a CDS encoding rhodanese-like domain-containing protein, whose protein sequence is MTNTEAIAHFTRRLAFETDVSDVRADLEAGTPGLVVVDSRSDEAWRQGHLPGAVHLPTGQIAARAAGLIPPGSSVVTYCWGPGCNGATRAALEFARLGYAVREMIGGYEYWVREGFPVRGEHGEWSRPADELTAPAGAACGC, encoded by the coding sequence ATGACGAACACCGAAGCCATCGCCCACTTCACCCGCCGCCTGGCCTTCGAGACCGACGTCAGCGACGTGCGCGCGGACCTGGAGGCGGGCACCCCCGGCCTGGTCGTGGTGGACTCGCGCAGCGACGAGGCGTGGCGGCAGGGACATCTGCCGGGCGCCGTGCACCTGCCGACCGGGCAGATCGCCGCCCGGGCGGCCGGGCTGATCCCGCCCGGCAGCTCGGTGGTCACCTACTGCTGGGGCCCGGGCTGCAACGGGGCCACCCGGGCGGCGCTGGAGTTCGCCCGGCTGGGCTACGCCGTGCGGGAGATGATCGGCGGATACGAGTACTGGGTGCGCGAAGGGTTCCCGGTGCGCGGCGAGCACGGCGAGTGGTCGCGCCCGGCCGACGAGCTCACCGCCCCGGCCGGCGCGGCCTGCGGATGCTGA
- a CDS encoding maleylpyruvate isomerase family mycothiol-dependent enzyme: MSAARPVDPDRTVLDAFRDEADALGHAAARWADSDWARPTRCAPWPVRELFAHVHVVLAWLPGMLAAPAPAAPDTSAAGYYRPDHRFAPETDAARIRLAREHAASFATPGRQVREFRTLTAELTGRCAAEPAGRVVRTRHGDAMLLDDFLTTRVVELAVHGLDLADALGRPAWLTPAAAGVVLRLLFERPADELPGPADRLLRRATGREPGGPAPAGLRPLTLG; encoded by the coding sequence GTGAGCGCGGCGCGACCGGTGGACCCGGACCGGACGGTTCTCGACGCGTTCCGTGACGAGGCGGACGCGCTCGGGCACGCCGCCGCCCGGTGGGCCGACTCGGACTGGGCCCGGCCGACCCGGTGCGCGCCGTGGCCGGTCCGGGAACTGTTCGCCCACGTGCACGTCGTTCTGGCCTGGCTGCCCGGGATGCTGGCCGCCCCGGCGCCGGCGGCGCCGGACACCTCCGCGGCCGGCTACTACCGCCCGGACCACCGGTTCGCCCCGGAGACCGACGCCGCCCGGATCCGCCTCGCGCGCGAGCACGCGGCGTCCTTCGCCACGCCCGGCCGGCAGGTACGCGAGTTCCGCACGCTCACCGCCGAGCTGACCGGCCGCTGCGCGGCAGAGCCGGCGGGCCGGGTGGTGCGCACCCGGCACGGTGACGCGATGCTGCTCGACGACTTCCTCACCACCCGGGTGGTCGAGCTGGCGGTGCACGGGCTGGACCTGGCCGACGCGCTGGGCCGGCCGGCCTGGCTCACCCCGGCCGCCGCCGGGGTGGTGCTCCGGCTGCTCTTCGAGCGGCCGGCCGACGAGCTGCCCGGACCGGCGGACCGGCTGCTGCGCCGGGCCACCGGCCGGGAGCCGGGCGGGCCGGCGCCGGCCGGGCTGCGCCCGCTCACCCTCGGCTAG
- a CDS encoding FAD-binding protein — protein MQPLTNWAGNITFGARRVLRPRSTDELRDLVAAATEMRVLGSGHSFNRLADTGGDLLTLADLPRTVEIGPDRRTVRVDGGIRYGELAARLHAEGLALHNMASLPHISVAGAVATATHGSGVRHGNLATAVRGIEVVRADGELVTLTRGDADFPGAVTALGALGVVVALTLDVHPAFELRQYVYDNLPATSVRDHLADILADGYSVSLFTRWTGNHVDMVWLKRLEPMTGDYFGATPADGPRHPVPGMPAENCTRQDGVPGPWHERLPHFRMEFTPSSGAELQSEWHVPRAQAAAAIEAVAGLRERVAAVLQICEIRTIAADDLWLSPNYRRDSLALHFTWIADTEAVLPVVADLERALGPLGARPHLGKIFTTAPADGYPRLADFAALARRFDPSGTFRNEFLDRLLG, from the coding sequence GTGCAACCATTGACGAACTGGGCCGGCAACATCACCTTCGGCGCGCGGCGGGTGCTCCGGCCACGCTCCACCGACGAGCTACGCGACCTGGTCGCCGCTGCCACCGAGATGCGTGTGCTCGGCAGTGGACACTCGTTCAACCGGCTCGCCGACACCGGTGGTGACCTGCTGACGCTCGCCGACCTGCCGCGCACCGTCGAGATCGGACCGGACCGGCGCACCGTCCGGGTCGACGGCGGCATCCGCTACGGCGAGCTCGCCGCCCGCCTGCACGCCGAGGGCCTGGCCCTGCACAACATGGCGTCGCTGCCGCACATCTCGGTGGCCGGAGCGGTGGCCACCGCCACCCACGGCTCCGGGGTGCGCCACGGCAACCTGGCCACCGCGGTCCGCGGCATCGAGGTCGTCCGCGCCGACGGCGAGCTGGTCACCCTGACCCGGGGCGACGCGGACTTCCCCGGCGCGGTGACCGCGCTCGGCGCGCTCGGTGTCGTGGTCGCCCTGACCCTGGACGTGCACCCGGCGTTCGAGCTGCGCCAGTACGTCTACGACAACCTGCCCGCCACGTCGGTGCGCGACCACCTGGCCGACATCCTCGCCGACGGCTACAGCGTCAGCCTGTTCACCCGATGGACCGGCAACCACGTCGACATGGTCTGGCTCAAGCGGCTGGAGCCGATGACCGGCGACTACTTCGGCGCCACCCCCGCCGACGGCCCGCGCCACCCGGTCCCCGGGATGCCGGCCGAGAACTGCACGCGGCAGGACGGCGTGCCCGGCCCGTGGCACGAGCGGCTGCCGCACTTCCGGATGGAGTTCACCCCCAGCAGCGGGGCCGAGCTGCAGTCGGAGTGGCACGTGCCGCGGGCGCAGGCGGCAGCCGCGATCGAGGCGGTGGCCGGGCTCCGCGAGCGCGTCGCGGCGGTGCTGCAGATCTGCGAGATCCGCACGATCGCCGCCGACGACCTGTGGCTCTCCCCGAACTACCGGCGGGACAGCCTGGCCCTGCACTTCACCTGGATCGCCGACACCGAGGCGGTGCTGCCGGTGGTCGCCGATCTGGAGCGCGCCCTGGGGCCGCTGGGCGCCCGCCCGCACCTCGGCAAGATCTTCACCACCGCGCCGGCCGACGGCTACCCGCGGCTGGCCGACTTCGCCGCGCTGGCCCGGCGCTTCGACCCGTCCGGCACGTTCCGCAACGAGTTCCTCGATCGGCTGCTCGGGTGA
- a CDS encoding PadR family transcriptional regulator — protein sequence MPLDASRNSLVLPILGLLAERPAHAYDLATRLRERHAHLTATRSTVTTLLKSLHRAGLVEAREPGQVGNRPPRTEYELTEAGLAGFRAKVESGLRDTPVASVDFALAVAHLGSLPVDRVGALLSARAERLAAEQAALPPGTMTEVHTLAHGYRRGLVAAELAWIAALVERIRSAELAWATDPVPA from the coding sequence ATGCCGTTGGATGCCTCACGGAACAGTCTGGTGCTCCCGATCCTCGGACTCCTCGCGGAGCGGCCGGCACACGCCTACGACCTGGCGACCCGGCTCCGGGAACGCCACGCGCATCTCACCGCCACCCGCAGCACGGTAACCACCCTGCTCAAGTCCCTGCACCGGGCCGGGCTGGTGGAGGCACGCGAGCCGGGCCAGGTCGGCAACCGGCCACCGCGCACGGAGTACGAGCTGACCGAGGCGGGGCTCGCCGGCTTCCGGGCGAAGGTCGAGTCCGGGCTGCGCGACACCCCGGTCGCCTCGGTCGACTTCGCGCTCGCGGTGGCCCACCTGGGCAGCCTGCCGGTAGATCGGGTCGGCGCGCTGCTGTCGGCGCGGGCCGAGCGGCTGGCCGCCGAGCAGGCCGCGCTGCCGCCCGGCACGATGACCGAGGTGCACACCCTGGCGCACGGCTACCGGCGCGGTCTGGTGGCGGCCGAGCTGGCCTGGATCGCGGCGCTGGTCGAGCGGATCCGCTCGGCGGAGCTGGCCTGGGCGACCGACCCGGTCCCGGCATGA
- a CDS encoding response regulator produces the protein MASIVIAEDDRDIAELLKEVLSGGGHAVRIAGSGAAALDLIGGAVPDLVVLDHHMPGMSGLEVADRLRADPATATLPVIMLSAAAPAAARQLCDVTISKPVRPRHLLQAAEQLLAARAAGGPADTAHPDPAGQLTDVPRLLAVSDFLTRPAYAAGLNSFAERLAVLTGVPAAAVTLMLNDTVVVAGSYGLPAWVREAGGVPAEWSPDTIVVAEDVPVLITDSRDSAEYADSPLFAVSGIRSYASVPLHSPEGHIVGTLCVMDDEPGTCTEDTVQILHSQRAPALALLAPAGA, from the coding sequence ATGGCGTCCATCGTGATCGCGGAGGACGACCGGGACATCGCCGAGCTGCTCAAGGAGGTGCTGAGCGGCGGCGGTCACGCGGTGCGGATCGCCGGGAGCGGGGCGGCCGCGCTGGACCTGATCGGGGGCGCCGTACCCGACCTCGTCGTCCTCGACCACCACATGCCCGGGATGAGCGGCCTGGAGGTGGCCGACCGGCTGCGCGCCGACCCGGCCACCGCCACGCTGCCGGTGATCATGCTGTCCGCCGCCGCGCCGGCCGCCGCCCGGCAGCTCTGCGACGTCACCATCTCCAAGCCGGTACGCCCCCGGCACCTGCTGCAAGCGGCCGAGCAACTGCTGGCCGCGCGGGCCGCGGGCGGGCCGGCGGACACCGCCCACCCGGACCCGGCCGGTCAACTGACCGACGTGCCGCGCCTGCTGGCCGTCTCCGACTTCCTCACCCGGCCGGCCTACGCCGCCGGGCTGAACTCGTTCGCCGAGCGGCTGGCCGTGCTGACCGGCGTGCCGGCCGCGGCGGTCACCCTGATGCTCAACGACACCGTGGTGGTGGCCGGGTCGTACGGGCTGCCCGCCTGGGTGCGGGAGGCGGGCGGGGTGCCGGCCGAGTGGTCGCCGGACACGATCGTGGTCGCCGAGGACGTGCCGGTGCTGATCACCGACAGCCGGGACAGCGCGGAGTACGCGGACAGTCCGCTGTTCGCGGTGAGCGGGATCCGGTCGTACGCGAGTGTCCCGCTGCACTCGCCCGAGGGCCACATCGTCGGCACCCTGTGTGTGATGGACGACGAACCGGGCACCTGCACCGAGGACACCGTGCAGATCCTGCACTCGCAGCGCGCCCCGGCGCTGGCGTTGCTCGCCCCGGCCGGCGCGTGA
- a CDS encoding MHYT domain-containing protein encodes MAEIHHFNHGWITPAVSYLLSVLGSMLGLTSAARLRSARTGGERGWWLVLAALAIGATGIWSMHFVAMLGFDVTGTPIRYDSTLTAASVLIAFGSVGAGLAIALLGATARQPRILAGGVLAGLGVAAMHYTGMAAMRLTGEIHYAGSRVALSVLIAVVAATVALWLTLVVSRPAIIFVSALVMGVAVNGMHFTGMSAMSVVAGSGRGPVEGASAGSLLVPIGVAVIFGILGMVYALAAAPSEEDRAAAEYLAARLQARTGQPAAPAPGGASGRSTLGDGSWTYRDRSAR; translated from the coding sequence ATGGCGGAGATCCATCACTTCAACCACGGATGGATCACTCCGGCGGTGAGCTACCTGCTGTCGGTGCTCGGCTCGATGCTCGGCCTGACCAGCGCGGCGCGCCTGCGCTCGGCCCGTACCGGCGGCGAGCGCGGCTGGTGGCTGGTGCTGGCGGCGCTGGCGATCGGCGCCACCGGCATCTGGAGCATGCACTTCGTGGCCATGCTCGGTTTCGACGTGACCGGCACCCCGATCCGCTACGACAGCACGCTGACCGCGGCCAGCGTGCTGATCGCGTTCGGGTCGGTCGGCGCCGGCCTGGCCATCGCGCTGCTGGGCGCCACGGCCCGGCAGCCGCGCATCCTGGCCGGCGGCGTGCTGGCCGGGCTGGGCGTGGCCGCCATGCACTACACCGGTATGGCCGCGATGCGCCTGACCGGCGAGATCCACTACGCCGGCAGCCGGGTGGCGCTGTCGGTGCTGATCGCGGTGGTCGCCGCCACGGTGGCGCTCTGGCTCACCCTGGTGGTCAGCCGACCGGCGATCATCTTCGTCTCCGCGCTGGTGATGGGCGTCGCGGTGAACGGGATGCACTTCACCGGCATGTCCGCGATGTCGGTGGTGGCGGGCTCCGGCCGCGGCCCGGTCGAGGGCGCCTCCGCCGGATCCCTGCTGGTCCCGATCGGCGTCGCGGTGATCTTCGGCATCCTCGGCATGGTCTACGCGCTGGCGGCCGCCCCGAGCGAGGAGGACCGCGCGGCGGCGGAGTACCTCGCCGCCCGCCTGCAGGCCCGGACCGGGCAGCCGGCCGCGCCCGCCCCGGGCGGCGCGAGCGGCCGGAGCACGCTCGGCGACGGGTCCTGGACCTACCGCGACCGCTCCGCGCGGTGA
- a CDS encoding PRC-barrel domain-containing protein — MTEKAEDLGEPVAYLVLKDGVPVYAPSGDRIGTVEHVLADEPEDVFHGLLIRTSDGHRFAAGDQVAGLYENGAILTEPGERLTRPSPDLPEGRHAGALKRAWDWLVQPR, encoded by the coding sequence ATGACGGAGAAGGCGGAAGATCTCGGCGAACCGGTCGCCTACCTGGTCCTCAAGGACGGCGTCCCGGTGTACGCGCCGAGCGGCGACCGGATCGGCACGGTCGAGCACGTCCTGGCCGACGAGCCCGAGGACGTCTTCCACGGGCTGCTGATCCGTACCTCGGACGGGCACCGGTTCGCCGCCGGTGACCAGGTCGCCGGGCTCTACGAGAACGGCGCGATCCTCACCGAGCCGGGCGAGCGGCTGACCCGGCCGAGCCCGGACCTGCCCGAGGGCCGCCACGCGGGCGCCCTGAAACGCGCCTGGGACTGGCTGGTCCAGCCGCGGTAG
- a CDS encoding lipopolysaccharide biosynthesis protein: MATTLVTSAFGFAYWWLAAHVASPAAVGQASAAVSAMTLIGTIGMFGMGTMLIADLPSLARGRWALISTCLLVAGAAATAGGLLYVAAAQLWIPGLREAMGGVPATVLLVVGIASNAMTLVLDEAMVGLLQGPLQLMRNAWFAGLKLVLLGALALLPITLTGGELLLTWVAGIVASTAILHAALRRRGMIDSLRPRLSLLRGRGRATLDHNLLNLAAYLPRATLPLVVTATLSAEANAAFYTAFMVLSVLGMVPGNVALTLFAVASGDRAALRGKVRMGLLVCLAGGLPAALVVMALADPIMSIFGSAYADTAGTALAILTLTYVPLVLHHFFLAISRVHGRVRGAGVFSVFAGAAELLAAWWGGRQGDLNDLVTWVAVVMAIEAVLVAPTVLKVVFAPVVDATAQAEGVHVMSTTRLTLHERAWLPLEYIRTVGPLTGVTADRLRNALIGLHTADPTHRAVSRLDRSGAKWQHMDAAGFATHVTDAVTDLGPAPVDFDAMTRQLQAEPRGHHPVRILSGGGYVALKVSHAYGDAGPANALLRELITAAYEGRAARVAPSARHRWALPKAWCKQFAWHPDRWRAGLSLPTPPHPAPAPTRPWQPDLTVRTARSSRVLGQMRAWRDEHAPGVTTSAITFAAFTSALVELGLDPDLTGGTFLADARRYLGAGVRVDSNFCMGPYLRPASLTDPVAIHRTLKAELATGRILTMIMLREAKILLTGAPGMPEPFPAEVAVEPRPRLTFISQGRHDMLGDLPWAVDPAGRVNESVPTLAEPEGVTLTTSEMNGVLHLEATFHASTYDPRLLQRALDLVCSDPAGLIMARR; encoded by the coding sequence ATGGCGACCACCCTGGTCACCTCGGCGTTCGGCTTCGCGTACTGGTGGCTGGCCGCGCACGTGGCCTCCCCGGCCGCCGTCGGCCAGGCCTCCGCCGCGGTGTCGGCGATGACCCTGATCGGCACCATCGGCATGTTCGGCATGGGCACCATGCTGATCGCCGACCTGCCTTCGCTCGCCCGCGGCCGGTGGGCCCTGATCTCCACGTGCCTGCTGGTGGCGGGCGCCGCCGCGACCGCCGGTGGCCTGCTCTACGTGGCCGCCGCCCAGCTGTGGATCCCCGGCCTGCGAGAGGCGATGGGCGGCGTCCCGGCCACCGTGCTGCTGGTGGTCGGCATCGCGTCGAACGCCATGACCCTGGTCCTCGACGAGGCCATGGTCGGGCTGCTCCAGGGCCCGCTGCAGCTGATGCGCAACGCCTGGTTCGCGGGGCTCAAGCTGGTGCTGCTCGGCGCGCTGGCCCTGCTGCCGATCACCCTGACCGGCGGCGAGCTGCTGCTCACCTGGGTGGCCGGCATCGTCGCGTCGACCGCGATCCTGCACGCGGCGCTGCGCCGGCGCGGAATGATCGACTCGCTGCGGCCGCGGTTGTCGCTGCTGCGCGGCCGGGGCCGGGCCACCCTCGACCACAACCTGCTGAACCTGGCCGCCTACCTGCCCCGGGCCACCCTGCCGCTGGTGGTCACCGCGACGCTGTCGGCCGAGGCGAACGCCGCCTTCTACACCGCGTTCATGGTGCTGTCGGTCCTGGGCATGGTGCCGGGCAACGTCGCGCTCACACTGTTCGCGGTGGCCAGCGGGGACCGGGCCGCGCTGCGCGGCAAGGTCCGGATGGGGCTGCTCGTCTGCCTGGCCGGCGGCCTGCCGGCCGCGCTGGTGGTGATGGCGCTGGCCGACCCGATCATGTCGATCTTCGGCAGCGCGTACGCGGACACCGCCGGCACCGCGCTGGCCATTCTCACGCTGACCTACGTCCCGCTCGTCCTCCACCACTTCTTCCTGGCCATCTCCCGGGTGCACGGCAGGGTGCGCGGCGCCGGCGTCTTCTCCGTCTTCGCCGGCGCGGCCGAGCTGCTGGCCGCCTGGTGGGGTGGCCGCCAGGGGGACCTGAACGACCTGGTGACCTGGGTGGCCGTGGTGATGGCGATCGAGGCCGTGCTGGTCGCGCCGACCGTGCTGAAGGTTGTGTTCGCGCCCGTCGTCGACGCGACGGCGCAGGCGGAGGGAGTGCATGTCATGTCTACCACGAGGCTGACCCTGCACGAGCGGGCCTGGCTGCCGCTCGAGTACATCCGCACGGTCGGCCCGCTGACCGGGGTCACCGCGGACCGGCTCCGCAATGCGCTGATCGGCCTGCACACCGCCGACCCGACGCACCGGGCGGTGTCCCGGCTGGACCGCTCCGGCGCGAAGTGGCAGCACATGGACGCGGCCGGCTTCGCCACCCACGTGACCGACGCGGTCACCGACCTCGGCCCGGCGCCGGTGGACTTCGACGCGATGACCCGGCAGCTGCAGGCCGAGCCGCGGGGGCACCACCCGGTGCGGATCCTTTCCGGCGGCGGGTACGTGGCGCTCAAGGTTTCGCACGCGTACGGCGACGCCGGCCCGGCCAACGCCCTGCTGCGCGAGCTGATCACGGCGGCGTACGAGGGCCGGGCAGCCCGGGTCGCCCCGTCCGCACGGCACCGCTGGGCGCTGCCGAAGGCGTGGTGCAAGCAGTTCGCCTGGCACCCGGACCGGTGGCGGGCGGGCCTGAGCCTCCCGACCCCGCCGCACCCGGCGCCCGCGCCGACCCGGCCGTGGCAGCCCGACCTGACCGTGCGTACCGCGCGCTCGTCGCGGGTGCTCGGACAGATGCGGGCCTGGCGCGACGAGCACGCCCCGGGCGTCACCACCTCGGCGATCACCTTCGCGGCGTTCACCTCGGCGCTGGTCGAGCTGGGTCTGGACCCGGATCTGACCGGCGGCACGTTCCTCGCCGACGCCCGGCGCTACCTGGGCGCGGGCGTCCGCGTCGACAGCAACTTCTGCATGGGGCCGTACCTGCGGCCGGCGAGCCTGACCGACCCGGTGGCGATCCACCGGACGCTGAAGGCGGAGCTGGCCACCGGCCGGATCCTGACCATGATCATGCTGCGCGAGGCGAAGATCCTGCTGACCGGCGCCCCCGGGATGCCCGAGCCGTTCCCGGCCGAGGTCGCGGTGGAGCCGCGGCCCCGGCTGACCTTCATCAGCCAGGGCCGGCACGACATGCTCGGCGATCTGCCGTGGGCGGTGGACCCGGCCGGCCGGGTCAACGAGAGCGTGCCGACGCTCGCCGAGCCCGAGGGCGTCACCCTGACCACCAGCGAGATGAACGGGGTGCTGCACCTGGAGGCGACGTTCCACGCCTCGACGTACGACCCGCGGCTGCTGCAGCGTGCCCTGGACCTCGTCTGCAGCGACCCGGCCGGCCTGATCATGGCCCGCCGCTAG